One segment of Stenotrophomonas sp. SAU14A_NAIMI4_8 DNA contains the following:
- a CDS encoding RHS repeat-associated core domain-containing protein, with protein MVGAAEIIRASKWALLLVCIFLAPVASSAADLPPSLPPTAENYCPSTGGCFKSLHEAEQALNQEYPEYQGLLRQGRTRPYGAGSDSLRIDYFVENQPPSELFPAVYRIAGLQNSSDYCSGKVAVGDPNNPLLCLDESLMIDQYKAKNLVDTAQCTYSNIRVVGEYSSSPIWHFPSYLGSYGMVHFVPPTYKEFAWDLYCTGWGNEPPSPRAVSLAKFQSYACPAGFSGEDTATPDMSRVCVPARSMPHVFVKKITQTFSCPANPYPCHPDNGDKSRIEPDFEFAGRPFNRYYHSLRQFSLGREFPLGWSYSYSSLLEFAYGYIISDEGYYAKLTDVGGGFFSVGMSTSTLEKVSDSLYVLRNGNGEVRSYDGEGRLVRVQDVMDPARDVVVKNESIPGFASLHRIAALIDRSGRSVHFHYKNGRLESVELPDGQRINYIQNDLGNLLAVDYGTGGVKRYHYGEVGLAANLSDFLLTGITSEDGRRYASFGYDLWNRVISSELHGDSGKVQGTYLSYQGDQSVLVKTADGEVVSYQFDSGFYRSPLLIQNSQGGESTQHDGLGRLVQRINRRGFVEKFSYSGAQRVSADEAVGTAEHRSERTDWHPTLNLPLERRVVSGQGQVVSIFRWTYNSRGQVLTQRAVDPVSGDERRQSFAYCEEADVGAGYCPELGLPRSIDGPRTDVADTVTYAWYHADDAGCATNGACAFRKGDLRSITNALGQGVEVLSYDAFGRPLSVRDANGVVTDYSYHPRGWPTSITVRGATTADDRSTQISYWPTGQVQQVTEPDGSSVTYVYDAAQRVTDIADSAGNTIHYTLDDAGNRLNEDTVDAGGTLRRTLARTYNILGQLTALKDAGNHATGFTYDANGNPQTVTDALQRVTSQQHDPLNRLAQTLQDVGGVAAEIRSQYNALDQVTQVTDPKGLHTTYAYNGFGDLTGQVSPDSGTSSFTVDAAGNRKTRTDARGVTATYSYDALNRLIGVAYPDPNLEIGYSYDVAPAACAADERFAKGRLGQVLHANGSTQYCHDRFGQITRKVQTINGVASTLRYAYSKAGRLTALTYPDGTVADYVRDPLGRISQVGLTRPGQARQVVVDNVTYAAFGPATGWSYGNGRQLQRPLDLDYRPQAVHDPAAGGLSLSYGYDPVGSITELKNGAGSTVLATYAYDTLGRLTQTQDGTTGTPIETYGYDATGNRTALTTAAGVANYTYPASSHRLTAVDGEARGHDAAGNTTSIGSKAFTYNDANRMNAVKQGSAVLESYAYNHRGERVLRTPTGGTAQITLYDEAGQWLGNYSASGDAQQQAIWLDNYPVALINAPAAGVPELAYIQPDHLGTPRVVIDPVRDVAIWEWSNKSEVFGNQIPSADPDGDGVAFELALRFPGQQATDASGMFYNYQREYDPAVGRYSQSDPIGLMGGISTYGYAGASPARRVDPLGLTDLNYIPPYDNPDSYLGNKMIPSPPDMLTISIHHNGEKFIGPDGNGMSVDELAQSIRRDADLSKYLYIRLYSCRTGKSIDGGPIPAQQLSKALGMTIQAPTEYTWAKNDPLYPDQGNYGKTSEGKKDKSNPGEWVNFMKEGGVK; from the coding sequence ATGGTGGGCGCCGCAGAAATAATTCGTGCCTCGAAGTGGGCACTTCTCTTGGTATGTATCTTTCTCGCTCCTGTCGCCAGTAGCGCGGCCGATTTGCCGCCAAGCCTTCCTCCAACTGCGGAAAACTACTGCCCTTCCACTGGTGGCTGTTTCAAGAGTCTCCATGAGGCCGAGCAGGCGCTGAATCAGGAATACCCCGAGTATCAGGGGCTGCTCCGTCAGGGGCGTACCCGCCCCTATGGCGCTGGGTCTGATTCTCTGAGGATCGATTACTTCGTGGAAAATCAGCCGCCAAGCGAGCTTTTTCCTGCCGTATACAGAATTGCCGGTTTGCAGAATTCCAGTGATTATTGTTCTGGAAAAGTTGCTGTCGGGGATCCAAATAATCCGTTGCTGTGTCTGGACGAGTCTTTGATGATCGATCAGTACAAGGCAAAGAACTTGGTCGACACTGCGCAATGTACGTACAGCAACATCCGTGTGGTTGGTGAGTACAGTTCGTCGCCGATCTGGCACTTTCCAAGCTATCTTGGGTCCTATGGAATGGTCCATTTCGTTCCGCCGACGTACAAGGAATTTGCGTGGGATTTGTACTGCACGGGATGGGGTAATGAGCCGCCCTCCCCTAGAGCCGTTTCGCTGGCAAAGTTTCAGTCCTACGCATGTCCCGCGGGCTTTAGTGGCGAAGATACGGCTACTCCGGACATGAGTCGAGTATGTGTGCCGGCCCGCTCTATGCCTCATGTTTTCGTCAAGAAGATAACTCAGACGTTTTCCTGCCCAGCCAATCCATATCCTTGCCACCCGGATAATGGAGATAAATCTCGCATTGAGCCTGATTTCGAGTTCGCCGGGCGTCCATTCAATCGCTATTACCATTCCTTGCGCCAATTCAGCCTCGGGCGCGAATTCCCTCTTGGCTGGAGCTATTCGTATAGCTCGCTTCTAGAGTTCGCGTACGGATACATCATTTCTGATGAAGGCTACTACGCCAAGCTAACTGATGTCGGCGGCGGCTTCTTCAGTGTTGGAATGTCAACCAGTACGCTGGAAAAGGTTTCCGACTCGCTCTACGTCCTTCGAAATGGGAATGGCGAGGTGCGGAGCTATGATGGCGAAGGCCGACTGGTAAGGGTGCAGGATGTAATGGATCCTGCCAGGGATGTTGTCGTCAAGAATGAGTCGATTCCGGGCTTTGCGAGTTTGCACCGCATCGCTGCGCTCATTGATCGCTCTGGTCGTTCGGTGCACTTCCATTACAAGAATGGCCGCCTTGAGTCAGTTGAGCTACCCGACGGCCAGAGAATCAACTACATCCAGAATGATCTGGGAAACCTGTTGGCTGTTGACTATGGCACTGGGGGCGTCAAGCGCTATCACTATGGGGAAGTCGGGCTGGCAGCGAACCTCAGTGATTTTCTCCTTACTGGAATTACCAGTGAGGATGGTAGGCGCTACGCCAGTTTCGGCTACGACCTATGGAATCGGGTGATATCGAGCGAGCTGCATGGCGATAGTGGCAAAGTTCAAGGGACGTACCTTTCGTACCAAGGCGATCAGAGTGTACTGGTGAAGACCGCCGACGGAGAGGTGGTCTCCTATCAGTTTGATAGTGGGTTCTATCGTTCGCCTCTTCTTATCCAGAATTCGCAAGGCGGCGAATCGACACAGCATGATGGGCTTGGGCGCTTGGTTCAGCGGATCAATCGTCGTGGATTTGTGGAGAAGTTCTCTTATTCCGGTGCTCAGCGAGTTTCTGCGGATGAGGCTGTGGGCACAGCAGAGCATCGCAGTGAGCGGACCGATTGGCACCCGACTCTAAACCTGCCACTGGAACGTCGCGTCGTGAGTGGGCAGGGTCAGGTGGTCTCGATCTTCCGCTGGACTTACAACTCGCGGGGGCAGGTTCTGACGCAACGTGCCGTCGATCCGGTTTCGGGTGATGAGCGCCGACAGTCGTTCGCCTATTGCGAAGAAGCTGATGTTGGCGCCGGATACTGCCCCGAGTTGGGGCTCCCAAGAAGCATCGATGGTCCACGGACCGATGTGGCAGACACCGTTACTTATGCTTGGTATCACGCCGACGATGCCGGGTGCGCAACAAATGGAGCCTGTGCTTTCCGCAAAGGGGATCTCCGTAGTATCACCAACGCTCTCGGGCAGGGCGTTGAGGTGCTGTCCTACGACGCGTTTGGTCGGCCTCTGTCGGTGCGCGACGCCAATGGCGTGGTCACCGATTACAGCTACCACCCGCGCGGTTGGCCGACATCGATCACGGTGCGCGGCGCGACCACGGCTGACGACCGCTCGACCCAGATCAGCTACTGGCCCACTGGCCAGGTGCAGCAGGTCACCGAGCCTGACGGCAGCAGCGTCACCTACGTGTACGACGCGGCCCAGCGCGTGACCGATATCGCAGACAGTGCCGGGAACACCATCCACTACACGCTGGACGATGCCGGCAACCGCCTCAACGAGGACACCGTCGATGCGGGCGGCACCCTGCGGCGCACGCTGGCGCGGACCTACAACATCCTAGGCCAGTTGACCGCGCTGAAAGATGCGGGCAACCATGCCACCGGCTTCACCTACGACGCCAACGGCAACCCGCAGACGGTGACCGATGCGCTGCAGCGTGTGACCAGCCAGCAGCACGATCCGCTGAACCGGCTGGCCCAGACCCTGCAGGATGTGGGCGGCGTGGCGGCAGAGATCCGCAGCCAGTACAACGCGCTGGATCAGGTTACCCAAGTGACCGACCCCAAGGGGTTGCACACTACCTATGCCTACAATGGATTCGGCGACCTGACCGGCCAGGTCAGCCCCGACAGCGGCACCAGCAGCTTCACCGTGGATGCGGCGGGCAATCGCAAGACCCGCACCGATGCACGTGGCGTTACGGCCACCTACAGCTACGACGCGCTCAACCGCCTGATCGGTGTTGCGTACCCAGATCCGAATCTGGAAATCGGCTACAGCTACGATGTGGCGCCGGCCGCCTGTGCCGCCGATGAGCGCTTCGCCAAGGGGCGCCTGGGCCAGGTGCTGCACGCCAATGGCAGCACCCAGTACTGCCACGACCGCTTCGGCCAGATCACCCGCAAGGTGCAGACGATCAACGGTGTGGCCAGCACCTTGCGCTATGCGTACAGCAAGGCGGGCCGCCTGACCGCGCTGACCTATCCCGATGGCACTGTGGCCGACTATGTACGCGATCCCTTGGGGCGCATCAGCCAAGTTGGCCTGACCCGCCCGGGGCAGGCGCGGCAGGTGGTGGTCGACAACGTGACCTATGCCGCCTTCGGCCCCGCGACGGGATGGAGCTATGGCAATGGCCGCCAACTGCAGCGTCCGCTGGATCTGGATTACCGCCCGCAGGCAGTACACGACCCGGCCGCCGGCGGCCTGTCGCTGAGCTACGGCTATGACCCGGTGGGCTCAATCACCGAATTGAAGAATGGTGCGGGCTCAACCGTGTTGGCCACGTATGCCTACGACACGCTGGGTCGCCTGACCCAGACCCAGGACGGTACGACGGGCACGCCGATTGAGACCTACGGGTACGATGCCACTGGCAACCGCACCGCATTGACCACCGCGGCCGGTGTGGCCAACTACACCTATCCCGCCAGCAGCCATCGCTTGACCGCGGTGGACGGCGAAGCCCGCGGCCATGATGCGGCGGGCAATACCACCAGCATTGGCAGCAAGGCGTTCACCTACAACGACGCCAACCGCATGAATGCGGTGAAGCAGGGCAGCGCAGTGCTGGAAAGCTATGCCTACAACCATCGTGGTGAACGCGTGCTGCGCACCCCGACGGGCGGCACTGCGCAGATCACCTTGTACGACGAGGCAGGGCAATGGCTGGGCAACTACAGCGCCAGTGGTGACGCGCAGCAGCAGGCCATCTGGCTGGACAACTATCCCGTAGCACTGATCAACGCGCCCGCTGCGGGCGTGCCGGAGCTGGCCTACATCCAGCCCGATCACCTGGGCACACCGCGTGTGGTGATCGACCCAGTGCGTGATGTGGCGATCTGGGAGTGGAGCAACAAGAGCGAAGTGTTTGGGAACCAGATCCCGAGTGCCGACCCGGACGGTGATGGTGTGGCGTTCGAACTGGCGCTGCGCTTCCCGGGGCAGCAGGCGACGGATGCGAGTGGGATGTTCTACAACTACCAGCGGGAGTATGACCCGGCGGTGGGGCGGTACTCGCAAAGTGACCCGATTGGGTTGATGGGGGGTATCTCCACCTACGGGTATGCTGGTGCTTCTCCGGCGAGGCGGGTCGACCCACTGGGGCTCACCGACCTCAACTATATCCCACCTTATGATAATCCAGATTCATATCTGGGTAACAAAATGATTCCGTCTCCCCCGGATATGCTTACCATCAGCATTCACCACAATGGGGAGAAATTCATAGGGCCGGATGGTAACGGTATGTCTGTTGATGAACTGGCGCAATCAATTCGACGCGATGCCGATCTTTCAAAGTATCTGTATATCAGGCTCTATTCCTGTCGAACGGGTAAGTCGATCGATGGTGGGCCGATCCCCGCCCAGCAGCTATCCAAAGCGCTGGGTATGACCATCCAAGCGCCTACCGAGTACACCTGGGCAAAGAACGATCCATTGTATCCGGATCAAGGGAACTACGGAAAAACATCTGAAGGAAAGAAGGATAAGAGCAATCCTGGAGAGTGGGTGAATTTCATGAAAGAGGGTGGGGTCAAATGA
- a CDS encoding HAMP domain-containing sensor histidine kinase, translating to MASDTASPHRKPDSVAAKGERRRTPYRRRLRSRIIVSFVLLGFCLTTLFAFATNWARIRVENQLVEDVMNRNINEYARRFYEHPGRNPEVPVQQIKAYAYSRDKFDRVRENQPDWAALPNGNYNLSGTDEQGQPYAYKLAVRKADDAWFFLAYDMTDSVRGGQQLSRALVLSVLVFSLLSLVLGWWSASKVMKPVSDLAARLRAYRGGSSDPEPLAPRFPDDEVGQLAQALDDYSSRLTEVVQRDREFNADVSHELRTPLAVIRGATELLLTRPGLDDKVLQRLQRIQRAEQQCSDLIGALLLLSRNERGQGTSNVARVAEQLLDAHRAQLGGKPLELVLEGERDLVIDAPEAALSVALGNLIGNAVKYSQDGDVRVHVGGNAVSVTDSGPGLSEEDAAKLFQRGYRGTHAGHSQGGGIGLSIVSRLCDLYGWQVSVRPGGQRGVIATLTFSPKPL from the coding sequence ATGGCATCGGATACCGCATCGCCACACCGGAAGCCTGATTCGGTGGCGGCGAAAGGGGAGCGTCGGCGCACGCCTTATCGGCGGCGCCTGCGCAGCCGCATCATCGTGTCATTCGTGTTGTTGGGCTTCTGCCTGACAACCCTGTTCGCGTTCGCCACCAACTGGGCCCGCATCCGCGTGGAAAACCAGCTGGTGGAAGACGTGATGAACCGCAACATCAACGAGTACGCGCGTCGCTTCTACGAACACCCCGGGCGCAACCCGGAAGTGCCGGTGCAGCAGATCAAGGCGTATGCGTACTCGCGCGACAAGTTCGACCGGGTGCGCGAGAACCAGCCGGATTGGGCCGCGCTGCCCAACGGCAACTACAACCTGAGCGGCACCGACGAGCAGGGACAGCCGTACGCCTACAAACTTGCGGTGCGCAAGGCCGACGACGCCTGGTTCTTCCTGGCTTATGACATGACCGACAGCGTGCGCGGTGGGCAGCAGCTCAGCCGCGCGCTGGTGTTGTCGGTGCTGGTGTTCAGCCTGCTGTCGCTGGTGCTGGGCTGGTGGTCGGCCTCGAAGGTGATGAAGCCGGTGTCCGACCTGGCCGCACGCCTGCGCGCCTATCGCGGTGGCAGCAGCGACCCCGAGCCGCTGGCGCCGCGCTTCCCCGATGACGAAGTGGGGCAGCTGGCGCAGGCGCTGGACGACTATTCATCGCGGCTGACCGAAGTGGTGCAGCGCGACCGCGAGTTCAACGCCGACGTGAGCCACGAGCTGCGCACGCCGCTGGCCGTGATTCGCGGCGCCACCGAATTGCTGCTGACCCGCCCGGGCCTGGACGACAAGGTGCTGCAGCGTCTGCAGCGCATCCAGCGTGCCGAACAGCAGTGCAGCGACCTGATTGGCGCTCTGCTGCTGCTGTCGCGCAACGAGCGCGGGCAGGGCACCAGCAACGTGGCCCGCGTGGCCGAGCAGCTGCTGGATGCACACCGCGCACAGCTGGGCGGCAAGCCGCTGGAGCTGGTGCTGGAAGGTGAGCGCGATCTGGTGATCGACGCGCCCGAGGCCGCGCTGTCGGTGGCGCTGGGCAACCTGATCGGCAATGCGGTGAAGTATTCGCAGGATGGCGACGTGCGCGTGCACGTGGGCGGCAATGCGGTGTCGGTAACCGACAGCGGTCCCGGCTTGAGCGAAGAAGATGCCGCCAAGCTGTTCCAGCGCGGTTATCGCGGCACGCATGCCGGCCATTCGCAGGGCGGTGGTATTGGCCTGTCGATCGTCAGCCGCCTGTGCGATCTGTACGGCTGGCAGGTGAGCGTGCGGCCGGGCGGCCAGCGCGGCGTGATCGCCACGCTGACGTTCTCGCCGAAGCCGCTGTAA
- a CDS encoding response regulator transcription factor → MRILVIEDNSDIAANLGDYLEDRGHTVDFAADGVTGLHLAVVHEFDAIVLDLNLPGMDGIEVCRKLRNEARKQTPVLMLTARDSLDNKLAGFDSGADDYLIKPFALQEVEVRLNALSRRGKGVQTRVLETGDLEYNLDTLEVRRQGKLLQLNPTALKILQALMEAAPAVVTRQELETRVWGEELPDSDSLRVHIHGLRAVVDKPFEVPLIQTRHGIGYRIATPEA, encoded by the coding sequence GTGAGAATTCTGGTAATCGAAGACAACAGTGACATCGCGGCCAATCTGGGGGACTACCTGGAAGACCGTGGCCACACCGTCGATTTCGCCGCCGACGGTGTGACCGGGCTGCACCTGGCCGTGGTGCATGAGTTCGACGCGATCGTGCTGGATCTCAACCTGCCCGGCATGGATGGCATCGAGGTCTGCCGCAAGCTTCGCAATGAAGCGCGCAAGCAGACCCCGGTGCTCATGCTCACCGCCCGCGATTCGCTGGACAACAAGCTGGCCGGCTTCGATTCGGGCGCCGACGACTACCTGATCAAGCCGTTCGCGCTGCAGGAAGTGGAAGTGCGCTTGAACGCGCTGTCGCGCCGCGGCAAGGGCGTGCAGACCCGCGTGCTGGAAACCGGCGATCTGGAATACAACCTGGACACGCTGGAAGTGCGCCGCCAGGGCAAGCTGCTGCAGCTCAACCCCACTGCCCTGAAGATCCTGCAGGCACTGATGGAAGCGGCCCCGGCCGTGGTCACCCGCCAGGAACTTGAAACCCGCGTGTGGGGCGAAGAGCTGCCCGATTCCGATTCGCTGCGCGTGCACATCCACGGCCTGCGTGCAGTGGTGGACAAGCCGTTTGAAGTGCCGCTGATCCAGACCCGCCATGGCATCGGATACCGCATCGCCACACCGGAAGCCTGA
- the rimK gene encoding 30S ribosomal protein S6--L-glutamate ligase: MKLAILSRNSSLYSTRRLVEAARARGHTVRVLDPLRCYMRIAADGFSMHYKGRPMTGVDAVIPRIGASITRYGTAVLRQFELMGARTPNPSDAILRSRDKLRAHQLLAAKGIDMPVTVFGDNPDDTVDLLSMLGPAPHVVKLNEGTQGRGVILTEKASASRGIVEALRGLYANFLMQEFIGEAKGADLRCFVVGDQVVASMQRQAAEGDFRSNLHAGGTAQPAKASRAEQQVAVRSAKALGLSVCGVDLIRSQRGPLVLEVNSTPGLEGIEAACGVDVAERIIVHVEKLKKP; this comes from the coding sequence ATGAAGCTCGCCATCCTGTCCCGCAACAGTTCCCTGTACTCCACCCGTCGGCTGGTCGAGGCCGCGCGCGCGCGCGGGCATACCGTGCGCGTGCTGGACCCGCTGCGTTGCTACATGCGCATTGCCGCCGATGGCTTTTCAATGCATTACAAGGGCCGGCCGATGACCGGCGTGGATGCGGTCATTCCGCGCATCGGCGCCTCCATCACCCGTTACGGCACCGCCGTGCTGCGCCAGTTCGAACTGATGGGCGCGCGCACGCCCAACCCGTCGGACGCCATCCTGCGCTCGCGCGACAAACTGCGCGCGCACCAGTTGCTGGCGGCCAAGGGCATCGACATGCCGGTCACCGTGTTCGGCGACAACCCCGACGACACCGTGGACCTGCTGTCCATGCTGGGCCCGGCCCCGCATGTGGTGAAGCTCAACGAGGGCACCCAGGGACGGGGCGTGATCCTGACCGAAAAGGCCAGCGCCTCGCGCGGCATCGTCGAGGCCCTGCGTGGCCTGTACGCCAACTTCCTCATGCAGGAATTCATTGGCGAGGCCAAGGGCGCCGACCTGCGCTGTTTCGTGGTGGGCGACCAGGTAGTGGCGTCCATGCAGCGCCAGGCCGCCGAAGGCGACTTCCGTTCCAACCTGCACGCCGGTGGCACCGCCCAGCCGGCCAAGGCCAGCCGCGCCGAGCAGCAGGTGGCCGTGCGCTCGGCCAAGGCGCTGGGCCTGTCGGTCTGCGGGGTGGACCTGATCCGCTCACAGCGCGGGCCGCTGGTGCTGGAAGTGAACTCGACCCCGGGGCTGGAGGGCATCGAGGCCGCCTGCGGGGTGGACGTGGCCGAGCGCATCATCGTGCACGTGGAAAAGCTGAAAAAACCCTGA
- a CDS encoding autotransporter domain-containing protein, with product MLLSKRPIRSLMAAAIALAALPAMAGESAFNSTVFFGDSLTDSGYYRPLLPADARPVAGQFTTNPGWVWAQFVADYYGTNATPNGLGQSGDNYAVGGARVGTDLTQPAFGNVPVPSLKTQTANYLAANGGKADPNSLYTVWGGPNDLFAITTPTQAPAVIGAAVTDQIGIVASLKQAGAEYVMVPNLPDVGSTPGFIDRGAAARAQGTALSNAYNSALYGGLKQAGIDFIPLDTYTLLHEIIANPGMYGFSNVTGRACLVASSLTCSPLAYARPDAASTYLFADDVHPTSAAHQMLGQYAISILEGPRLQQVLSHSAQTIGRSRADQVSLHQSGRPADGLSWWGGLRGDMQRYDHADVYDGMAPAGLAGIDWARDGMVVGGFAGFGRMDADFGNNRGDFTQKDTTAGLFAGWYGERVWVNGQVSYTWLSYDVNRKVQLGPATREHGGSPDGSNLTAALNAGYEFGTEGGFRHGPIASVIWQKVKIDGYTESATANTLATGLGYGQQDVDSTVGRIGWQARFDGGAVKPYAQLTYDHEFEDTQQASAWVQSLPDVGMYRVPGMDFDKNYATAILGARMELFGLQSNVGISATTLQKRAMDATLFASFSGSF from the coding sequence ATGCTGCTCAGCAAACGCCCGATCCGCTCCCTCATGGCGGCCGCGATCGCGCTGGCCGCGCTGCCGGCCATGGCAGGCGAATCCGCATTCAACAGCACCGTCTTCTTCGGTGACAGCCTGACCGACAGCGGCTACTACCGTCCGCTGCTGCCGGCCGACGCGCGCCCGGTGGCGGGCCAGTTCACCACCAACCCGGGTTGGGTGTGGGCGCAGTTCGTGGCCGATTACTACGGCACCAATGCCACCCCGAATGGTCTGGGCCAGAGCGGCGACAACTACGCGGTGGGCGGCGCCCGCGTGGGCACCGACCTGACCCAGCCGGCCTTCGGCAACGTGCCGGTGCCGTCGCTGAAGACCCAGACCGCCAACTACCTGGCGGCCAACGGCGGCAAGGCCGACCCGAATTCGCTCTATACCGTGTGGGGCGGTCCCAACGACCTGTTCGCCATCACTACCCCGACCCAGGCCCCGGCCGTCATCGGCGCGGCGGTGACCGACCAGATCGGCATCGTGGCCTCGCTGAAGCAGGCCGGCGCCGAGTACGTGATGGTGCCGAACCTGCCCGACGTGGGCTCCACCCCGGGCTTCATCGACCGCGGCGCCGCTGCGCGTGCCCAGGGCACGGCCCTGTCCAATGCCTACAACAGCGCCCTGTACGGCGGCCTGAAGCAGGCCGGCATCGACTTCATCCCGCTCGATACCTACACCCTGCTGCACGAAATCATCGCCAACCCGGGCATGTATGGTTTCAGCAACGTCACCGGCCGCGCCTGCCTGGTGGCCTCGTCGCTGACCTGCAGCCCGCTGGCCTACGCGCGCCCGGACGCGGCCAGCACCTATCTGTTCGCCGATGACGTGCACCCGACCAGCGCGGCCCACCAGATGCTGGGTCAGTACGCCATTTCCATCCTGGAAGGCCCGCGCCTGCAGCAGGTGCTGAGCCATTCGGCGCAGACCATCGGCCGTTCGCGCGCCGACCAGGTCAGCCTGCACCAGAGCGGTCGTCCGGCCGATGGCCTGTCGTGGTGGGGCGGCCTGCGTGGTGACATGCAGCGCTACGACCACGCCGACGTTTACGACGGCATGGCTCCGGCCGGTCTGGCCGGTATCGACTGGGCGCGTGACGGCATGGTGGTGGGCGGCTTCGCCGGCTTCGGCCGCATGGACGCCGACTTCGGCAACAACCGTGGCGACTTCACCCAGAAGGACACCACCGCCGGTCTGTTCGCCGGCTGGTACGGCGAGCGCGTGTGGGTGAACGGCCAGGTCAGCTACACCTGGTTGTCCTACGACGTGAACCGCAAGGTGCAGCTGGGCCCGGCCACCCGCGAACACGGCGGCTCGCCGGACGGCAGCAACCTGACCGCGGCGCTGAACGCCGGCTACGAATTCGGCACCGAAGGCGGCTTCCGCCATGGCCCGATCGCTTCGGTCATCTGGCAGAAGGTGAAGATCGACGGTTACACCGAAAGCGCCACCGCCAACACCCTGGCCACTGGCTTGGGCTACGGCCAGCAGGATGTCGATTCCACCGTGGGCCGTATCGGCTGGCAGGCCCGCTTCGACGGCGGTGCCGTCAAGCCGTACGCGCAGCTGACCTACGACCACGAGTTCGAAGACACCCAGCAGGCCAGCGCCTGGGTGCAGAGCCTGCCGGACGTGGGCATGTACCGCGTGCCGGGCATGGACTTCGACAAGAACTATGCCACCGCCATCCTGGGCGCGCGCATGGAACTGTTCGGCCTGCAGAGCAACGTGGGCATCAGCGCCACCACGCTGCAGAAGCGTGCAATGGACGCCACGCTGTTCGCCAGCTTCAGCGGCAGCTTCTGA
- the thiS gene encoding sulfur carrier protein ThiS has translation MNIQLNGEPRTLPAPATVHDLLAAEQLLQRRVAVEVNGQIVSRSRHGEHALAEGDVVEIVHALGGG, from the coding sequence ATGAACATCCAGCTCAACGGCGAACCCCGCACCCTGCCCGCCCCGGCCACCGTCCACGATCTGCTTGCCGCCGAGCAGCTGCTGCAGCGCCGGGTGGCGGTGGAAGTAAACGGCCAGATCGTCAGCCGCAGCCGCCACGGCGAACACGCCCTGGCCGAAGGCGACGTGGTGGAGATCGTGCACGCTCTGGGCGGTGGTTGA
- a CDS encoding thiazole synthase: protein MNVHVSPDSLVIAGKTYGSRLLTGTGKFKDLQETRLATEAAGAQIVTVAIRRTNIGQNPGEPNLLDVLPPDRFTILPNTAGCYTAEDAVRTCRLARELLDGHNLTKLEVLGDQKTLYPDVVQTLKAAEQLVKDGFEVMVYTSDDPILAKRLEEIGCAAVMPLAAPIGSGLGIQNKYNLLQIIEDAKVPIIVDAGVGTASDAAIAMELGCDGVLMNTAIAGARNPVLMASAMRKAVEAGREAFLAGRIPRKRYASASSPVEGVIG, encoded by the coding sequence ATGAACGTTCATGTCTCCCCCGATTCGCTGGTGATCGCCGGCAAGACCTACGGCTCGCGGCTGCTCACCGGCACCGGCAAGTTCAAGGATCTGCAGGAAACCCGCCTGGCCACCGAGGCCGCTGGCGCCCAGATCGTCACCGTGGCCATCCGCCGTACCAACATCGGCCAGAACCCCGGTGAACCGAACCTGCTGGACGTGCTGCCGCCGGACCGCTTCACCATCCTGCCCAACACCGCCGGCTGCTACACCGCCGAAGACGCCGTGCGCACCTGCCGCCTGGCGCGCGAGCTGCTGGACGGCCACAACCTGACCAAACTGGAAGTGCTGGGCGACCAGAAGACCCTGTACCCGGACGTGGTGCAGACCCTGAAGGCGGCCGAGCAGCTGGTGAAGGATGGCTTCGAGGTGATGGTCTATACCTCCGACGACCCGATCCTGGCCAAGCGCCTGGAAGAGATCGGCTGCGCGGCGGTGATGCCGCTGGCCGCGCCGATCGGCTCGGGTCTGGGCATCCAGAACAAGTACAACCTGCTGCAGATCATCGAAGACGCCAAGGTGCCGATCATCGTTGACGCCGGCGTGGGCACCGCCTCCGATGCGGCCATTGCCATGGAACTGGGCTGCGACGGCGTGCTGATGAACACCGCCATTGCCGGTGCGCGCAACCCGGTGCTGATGGCCAGCGCCATGCGCAAGGCCGTGGAAGCCGGCCGCGAGGCCTTCCTGGCCGGGCGCATTCCGCGCAAGCGCTATGCCAGTGCGTCTTCGCCGGTGGAAGGGGTGATCGGCTGA